A portion of the Cellulophaga algicola DSM 14237 genome contains these proteins:
- a CDS encoding ABC transporter ATP-binding protein gives MIHIENLTKSFVVTTKKGFKKESTTVNAVNSISLDCKPGRIFSLLGANGAGKTTTLRMIAGIINPTSGTAIVDGVDISKGNDEVKKRIGFLTGSTGLYERLNPDETIEFFGKLYKIPEAQLSERKEYLFEKLGINEFRKKRIGQMSTGMKQKVSIARTLIHDPEVLIFDEPTSGLDVITAESIIDLIRESKENNKTVIFSSHIMSEVDLLCDDLAIINKGSIIYNDTFDNFKGEMKAANLTQEFINRVKEA, from the coding sequence ATGATACATATTGAAAATCTGACCAAATCTTTTGTCGTAACTACGAAAAAAGGGTTTAAAAAAGAGTCCACCACTGTAAATGCGGTAAATTCTATTTCTTTGGATTGTAAACCTGGAAGAATATTTTCACTGCTTGGCGCAAATGGCGCTGGAAAGACGACGACACTTCGTATGATTGCAGGAATTATTAATCCTACTTCAGGAACTGCCATAGTAGATGGTGTTGATATCTCTAAAGGAAATGATGAAGTAAAAAAGAGAATTGGGTTTCTAACAGGCTCTACAGGTTTGTATGAACGTTTAAATCCTGATGAGACTATTGAATTTTTCGGAAAGCTCTATAAAATCCCAGAGGCACAACTTTCGGAACGCAAAGAATACTTGTTTGAAAAACTAGGAATCAACGAATTTAGAAAAAAAAGAATCGGACAAATGAGTACGGGTATGAAACAAAAAGTTTCTATTGCGCGTACCCTAATTCATGATCCTGAAGTTTTAATTTTTGATGAACCTACCTCCGGTCTTGATGTAATTACTGCTGAAAGCATTATTGATCTAATTCGAGAATCAAAAGAAAATAATAAAACGGTAATTTTTTCTTCACATATTATGAGTGAAGTAGACTTACTGTGTGATGATCTTGCTATTATTAATAAAGGATCTATTATCTACAATGATACTTTTGATAATTTCAAAGGAGAAATGAAAGCAGCCAACTTAACTCAAGAATTTATTAATCGCGTAAAAGAAGCTTAA
- the queG gene encoding tRNA epoxyqueuosine(34) reductase QueG, which translates to MNTKEKHSDLIKAEAIRLGFLSCGISKANFLEEEAPRLEKWLKNNMNGEMQYMENHFDKRLDPRLLVDDAKSVISLTLNYYPEEQQADGTYKISKYAYGHDYHHVIKGKLKQLQEFISEEIGEVGGRAFVDSAPVLDKAWAAKSGLGWIGKHSNLLTQKTGSFYFIAELIVDLDLTYDHPVTDHCGTCTACIDACPTQAIVQPYVVDGSKCISYFTIELKNEIPQEFQGKFDDWAFGCDVCQDVCPWNRFSKPHSEPLFNPHPDLLSLTKKDWEEITDDVFKKVFQKSAVKRTKYAGLKRNIDFLK; encoded by the coding sequence ATGAATACAAAGGAAAAACATAGCGATTTAATAAAAGCCGAAGCCATACGCCTCGGGTTTCTTTCGTGTGGTATTTCTAAAGCTAATTTTTTAGAGGAAGAGGCCCCTCGTTTAGAGAAATGGCTGAAAAATAATATGAATGGCGAAATGCAGTACATGGAAAATCATTTTGACAAGCGTCTAGATCCACGTTTGCTAGTAGATGATGCTAAATCTGTTATTTCCTTAACGTTAAATTATTATCCAGAAGAACAGCAGGCAGATGGTACTTATAAAATATCTAAGTATGCCTATGGCCATGATTATCATCATGTAATCAAAGGAAAACTTAAGCAGTTGCAAGAGTTTATATCAGAAGAAATAGGCGAAGTAGGTGGTAGAGCCTTTGTAGATTCTGCACCTGTTCTCGATAAAGCTTGGGCGGCAAAAAGTGGACTTGGCTGGATAGGGAAACACAGTAATTTACTGACCCAAAAAACAGGCTCTTTTTATTTTATTGCAGAATTGATTGTTGATTTAGATTTGACCTATGATCATCCTGTAACAGATCATTGTGGTACATGTACGGCGTGTATAGATGCATGCCCAACACAAGCAATAGTACAACCTTATGTAGTAGATGGTAGTAAGTGTATCTCTTATTTTACGATTGAATTGAAGAATGAAATTCCGCAAGAATTTCAAGGTAAGTTTGATGATTGGGCATTTGGTTGCGATGTGTGCCAAGATGTATGCCCATGGAATCGGTTTTCAAAACCACATAGTGAACCTTTATTTAATCCGCATCCCGATTTGTTGTCGTTAACAAAAAAAGATTGGGAAGAAATTACTGATGATGTATTCAAGAAAGTCTTCCAGAAATCAGCAGTAAAAAGAACAAAGTACGCTGGTTTAAAGAGGAATATAGATTTTCTAAAATAG